The Epinephelus lanceolatus isolate andai-2023 chromosome 12, ASM4190304v1, whole genome shotgun sequence genome segment TTTTACATCAGGAAAAGGGATGTAGAAACTCTTAACATACAAtgtaatatacagtataaagcTTTGTTTTTGTGCTCAGCGTCCTTTCTGCACCAAATCCTCCATCGATCAGACGACTGgttttttatcaattttaatGGTCTCATAGGTATCAGTGCTGTGAGAGGTAAGAccctgcaggacacacacacatacgacACTAGTGAGAAGCAAATACACATCTCTACAAAACAATGTTGTGAGTATTTCCTGCACTGAGTCTACGTTTCTTTTCTGACAGCCAGGTAggtgaattaaaaaacaaaaggtcCTTTACCATCCACTGTGCTTTGAGCTGTCAGTTTTCCTTTCTGTgcctttttaaatgtctttttaatcATTAGAATGAGAAGTCTCACCGCATAGATGCCTCCCTCAGCGGGCTTCTTCTGTGGGACAAAAACAGTTCAAAGGAATTATCATGTGTTGCTACAGGAAGAAACATTTCTTAACAAACACAATTGACTGTCAGATGTGTGAAATATGTAGTTCCTCCTTTTAGTCTGTGTCTTTAAATCCACATGGGTGTGgattgttttattcattgtaaGCTTTTAGGATCAAGAATAAAGTGTCATTTTGCATGCATGTAACATTTAGCAGGAAGTGGGATCTGACACATTGTTTTGTATGAAGAAACACTGGGGGAAACTGTGAGTGTATACAGAGTATAAATAATGTAGGTTGGTGGTCAGCTCAAGCTTACAGGAAATGATAGGCTGAGGTTGGCTTTAGCAGACCTACTGCTTTTGAGGGTGAAATAACAAagcattaaaggaaaaaaatcccCAGCACATTTCACAGAATCAgaactttcctttttttccacaatgatAAAGAACTTTAATTTTACCTCAACGGGATTGGGAGGTTCTTTGTTGGACGAACTCATCTGTCAAGAACAAACCAGAAAGCAAATATTATTGAGTGATTTACAGAAAATATATCAGGGGGTGTAAATCAGACTCCAAAGTGTGAGATATAACTGGTAAAAGTGTTGAAATATTCAAGACAATATGAAGGGATTGCTTCTAAAATGAGAGGACGACTGAAGAAAGTTGTCAGATACATTGCTACAGCATGaaatagggctgggcaatatatcaatattatatcagTATCGTAATATGATAGACACAGATACTAGATATCGTCTTAGATATTGGATATCGTAATATGGTGTTGCCTTTTCCTGTTTcgcaggctgcatta includes the following:
- the fcer1gl gene encoding Fc receptor, IgE, high affinity I, gamma polypeptide like, with the protein product MTVCYILDGILILYGIILTVLYCRLRMSSSNKEPPNPVEKKPAEGGIYAGLTSHSTDTYETIKIDKKPVV